In Oncorhynchus nerka isolate Pitt River linkage group LG26, Oner_Uvic_2.0, whole genome shotgun sequence, one DNA window encodes the following:
- the LOC115110519 gene encoding cdc42 effector protein 1-like, with product MSLGKLPGIKGLVSGSQGKRRFKSELSVDMISPPLPDFRHTMHVGRGGDVFGDTSFLSNHGGKGESVSPDSPTSSTKTTSFFSRTLRHVRRSPVPRARIGSRDLSPPPPPVSPIIKNAISLPQLNIDMPNGYKRVLFPSSESSPETSLYSYGLQSGFVTLPRHSRLDKQLQDGTGLFAQNFSCGSLPDNNSFALTRSDSFTSFTVDLGPSLMSEVLGMIDSPGCLTMPNHNWELGEEEEEEEQSSVFELAVQSPMLSSSNPSMSSTPLSVNVNNSGRSCSSEWAEGEEEDERALKTPDASMGSPTQVEPVMEAERFQRAADMLARHYGGGSFSRSHRSDSASSSSSPLSQPKVPYAFPEEEEIKV from the exons ATGAGTCTGGGAAAACTGCCAGGAATTAAAGGCCTAGTGTCGGGCTCTCAGGGGAAGAGGCGCTTTAAGAGCGAACTCTCCGTGGACATGATCAGCCCACCGCTCCCAGACTTTCGCCACACCATGCACGTGGGCCGCGGTGGCGATGTGTTTGGAGACACCTCCTTCCTTAGCAACCACGGGGGCAAAGGGGAATCAGTGAGCCCCGATTCACCCACCAGCAGCACAAAGACCACCAGCTTCTTCTCCCGCACCTTGAGGCATGTACGCCGGTCCCCTGTGCCCCGTGCCAGGATCGGTTCCCGTGATCTTTCACCCCCACCGCCTCCTGTCTCACCCATCATCAAGAACGCCATCTCACTGCCCCAGCTGAACATTGACATGCCCAACGGCTACAAGAGGGTGCTGTTCCCCAGCTCAGAGAGCTCCCCAGAGACCTCCCTCTACAGCTACG GTCTGCAGTCTGGTTTCGTCACACTACCCCGCCACTCCCGCCTTGATAAACAGCTGCAGGATGGCACCGGACTGTTCGCTCAGAACTTTAGCTGTGGCTCGCTCCCAGACAACAACAGCTTCGCGCTAACGCGCTCCGACTCCTTCACTTCATTCACAGTGGACCTTGGTCCCTCCCTCATGAGTGAGGTTCTGGGAATGATTGACAGCCCCGGTTGCCTCACTATGCCCAATCACAACTGGGAgttgggggaagaggaggaagaggaggagcagagcTCTGTGTTTGAGCTGGCTGTGCAGAGCCCCATGCTAAGCTCATCAAACCCTTCCATGTCAAGCACTCCGCTCAGTGTGAATGTGAACAACAGTGGGCGCTCTTGCAGCTCAGAgtgggcagagggagaggaggaggatgagagggctCTTAAGACGCCAGATGCATCTATGGGGTCTCCTACACAGGTAGAACCAGTTATGGAAGCTGAGAGGTTCCAGAGAGCAGCTGACATGCTGGCGCGTCACTACGGGGGAGGCTCCTTCTCCAGGAGTCATCGCAGCgattctgcctcctcctcctcctcaccactcagCCAACCTAAAGTCCCCTACGCCTTCCCTGAGGAAGAGGAGATCAAAGTCTGA